The Candidatus Wallbacteria bacterium genome includes the window GCTTTACAAAAACCAGGAACAGATCGAATATTGCCTGCAGCGCATGGGCTATCAGATATTGGAAGAGACGCTTCCCGACAAGCTGGCACTGATTGGGATCAAGGAACGGGGCCTTCCACTCGCCAAGAGGCTGAAGCGGAATCTGGAAAAAATCGTGGGCTGCGAAATACTGCTGGGAGAATTGAACATTTCCCTTTATCAGAATGACCTGAGCCTGCTTTCCACCGGCCCGATCATTCATGACGTGGAAATCCCGTTCGGCATCGGCGGCCGGGAACTGGTCCTGGTGGACGATGTCCTGATCACAGGACAGACTGCGCACGCTGCAATCGACGCTATCCAGGATCTTGGACACCCGGCCAGGATCAGATTCGCCTGCCTGGTGGACGTGAAGCGCAGAGAACTGCCTATCTACGCCGACTATGTGGGCTGGAAGCTCCGCCTGACTCGTGACGAGCAATTGATTTTCAAAATATCGGAGATCGACAAAGAAGAAGGTATCTGGGTCGAACCCATCAAGAGGTGATATTGGAGAACAATCTTAACGAAAATGGCATTATCGACGGGACTGGAACCAATCCCCAGCAGGAACTGATCGAGCGACTGGCAGCAGTTTCCTGGCAGATCCGCAAGGATGCAGCTGACCGGCTTTCCAAATACGGCGATAAAGTGATTCCTGACCTGATCAAATCCCTCAATTCCCAGAATGACGATCAGAGATTCTGGGCACTGGTGGCTCTTTCCAAGATCAGCACCGATAATGCCATGAAGCCTTTGTACAAGCTGTGCAAAGTGCGCGATGAAACTTTAAAGAGTTACGCCACTGTTGCCCTGGGCCATTCCTCTCATCGGGATGCCGTACCTACCCTGATCCTGCTTTTGAATGACCCGGACTGGAGGGTATGCAACGGTGCCGTCAATTCTCTGGTGATGCAGGGAAACAAGGTGATTGAACCGCTGATCCAGGCCTTGAAGAGCGCGAGCTACAATGCCGCTTTCTGGATCACCAAGGTATTGAGCAGGCTCGGGGATGAAGGAATCGAGGTGCTGGTCACATTTTCCCGCTTTAAGAGCAAGAACATCCGGATGCTGGTAGCAGAGGCGCTCGGGGAATCGGAGAATCCCCGGGCCATCAAGGCTTTGCTGAATTTATTGAAAGACGAGCATTGGATGGTGCGGCAGAGTACAGTCGATTCACTGATCAAGCTGGGGGACAAAGTAATTGAGTATCTGATATTTTTTTTAAAGAGTGAAAAGGAAAACATGCTGCCTTTTGTGGAAAAGGTTTTTTCCGGGATGGGTGAATACAGGATCGGTCCGCTGGTGAACCTGCTGAAACACGAAGACAGGGAAGTCAGGATACTGGCGGCAGACGCTCTCGGTAAAACCAACAATTCCAAGGCCGTCAAACCGCTGATCGGAGCTCTGAGCGACAAGGTCTGGCTGGTGCGCAAAGCTGCTGCAATGGGTCTTTCACAGATCAAGGATCTGCCTCTTGAGGATCTGGTGAAATCGCTTTCTTCCGGCGAGGACAATGTCAGATTCTGGGTCGCAGCGATCTTAGGTGAAGTAGGCGAACGCGCCATAGAACCGCTGCTCAAGATGCTCACCGCACCCGAAAAGGAACTGCGCTTCTATTCAGCTCAGGCCCTGGGCAAGATCCGGGACGACAGGGTTGTGATCAACCTGGTGAATGCGCTGCAGGACGAATCCTGGACTGTCCGCAACAAAGTGTCTGAATCTCTGATTGATCTGGGGGATGTTTCCCTGATTCCTGTAATGAAATCACTCATGTCCCAGAATGAAGACCGCAGATTCTGGGCTAAAAAGGTGATCGAAGTGATCGGGCCTCAGGAGCTGGATCAGATCCTGGAGATAATTTCAAATTCCCGCGATTCCGAATTGCGCTATTTCGCGGCCTATACACTCAGCCTGATCGGAAACGAACGCTGCCTGCCTTACCTGATCAATGCTTCTCTCAATGATCCCAACGAATGGGTGAGAAAATACTCCATCACTGCGCTCTCTAAAATCAAGGATAATCGGGCCCTGGATGTGATGGCAAAACTCCTGTTCGACCTCGACGAGGATGTAGCTTACTGGACCGCGAAATCTTTCACCAATATGGGCGAGATGGCGATCGAGAAGATCCGCACGATACTCGAGGCCGGAGATCCTAAAGCTAAAAATCTGGCAATCCTGGCCCTTGGAGGGATCGGGGACAAACAGGCAGTGACCATGCTGATAGACCGGCTTGCTGAAAAAGGTCCGGAAGCTGACCGCTGCGCAGGCATTCTTGCCGCCTGCGGAGAAAAAGCAGTGCCTTACCTGATTGACTGCCTGGGCAGCACCAGAGCCGAAATGAGGGAAAATGCCTCCCGGGTTCTGATCAAGATCGGAGAGCCGGCTGAAGATGCACTGGCAGAAGCTTTGCAGAGCAACAATCAGGACATGAAATACTGGTCAGCCAAAGTGCTGCGCGAGATTAAAAAACTGAAAGACCGCGGTAAAACAAGAGAAAAAAACATTAATCTTAAGGAATAAAGGGGATGCATTTATGGAGCGGGAGAAATTCGATAAAAACCTGTCCAAGGGTACTCAACAGGAAAAATACCAGCTGCTGTATGAAGCCACCAACAACCCGAGGCAGGAGTATTTCGCAACACTGATCAAGATGCTGTCTGAAACCGACGAGTGGCTGCGGTTGAATGCTGTGCTTGCCATCACTGCCCTCGAGAATTCCCAGGCTGTGATACCCCTTCTGGAAACGCTGAAGAACGAGAAGAATGAGTATGTGATAGCTGCCATGCTGAAAGCCCTGGGCAAGCTTGGCAATAAAAAACTCCTGCCGTTCATTATCCCTTTTTTTCACGACAACGACAATCGCGTGGTAGCCAATGCCATCGAAGCAGTGGAATTGATCGGTGATAAATCAGTCTCTGAAAAACTAAAACCATTCCTGCATCATGATGAGGTACGCGTGAGGGTCAACGCAGCCAAGGCTTTATGGAAATTCGGGCATACCGAAGCCATGGACGAGCTGATCACCATGCTTGCTTCCAAGGAAACCTGGATCAGGGACAGTGTGGTCTACGCACTTGGTCAGATCAACACTCCTCAGACCCGTAAAGTGCTGTGTGAACAGCTCCCCGGTGAAGTCGAAGCCTTGAAGCTCAAAATCATTGAAGTATTAGGCAGGATCGGCGATGAACAGGCGGTTCCATGCCTCAGAGAATGCCTGAAGGACAAATCTCTGAGGGTAGCGGAGAGCGCCCAGTGGGCTCTGGCAGGCATCAATCTGCGGCGGGGTGAAAGCCACAATTGCCCGCGCTGCAGCGCAATCAACCGAAACAACAACCATTTCTGCGGTAACTGCGGAGCGACGCTGCCATTAGGGAAATAGCGTGGCTGCTATGAGGCCATGAGTATTTTAATGAAAGAAGTTTGTAAGTTGGTAAGAGAGTAAGTTTGTAAGATGGTAAGTTTGTAAGATGGTAAGTTAAAAGAAATAGCTTCGTAACTTAAAAACTTAAAATCTTATAAACTTATAAACCTGTATTATTATTACTAAATGACTTCGGAGGGTTTTGTGAAAGTACTTGTGTTAAATTGCGGCAGTTCCTCGGTAAAGTACCAGCTTCTGGAAATGGACACAGAAGATGTGATCGCCAAGGGACTGATCGAACGTGTGGGCAAAAATGACGCCATCATCAATCATTCTCCCAAAGGGCATCCCAAAGTGAATTACGTTGCTCCAGTCCTGTCCCACAAAGTCGCGGTGGAGCAGATGATCAAAGAGCTCACTCACAAGGATTACGGAGTAATCAAGGATAAAGATGAGATTGTGGCTGTCGGACATCGGCTTGTACACGGCGCGGAAAAATTCGCCCATTCGGTGCTGATCAACCAGGAAGTGATTTCAAAGATGGAGGAATGCATCGAACTCGCTCCCCTGCACAACCCTCCAAACATCATGGGTGTCAAGATCATGCAGGAACTGCTGCCCGGCAAGCCACAGGTAGGAGTTTTCGATACTGCCTTTCATCAGACTATGCCGGATTACGCTTATCTTTATGGGCTTCCATACGAATTCTATAAAAAATATGGAGTCAGGCGATACGGTTTTCACGGCACCAGCCATTTCTATGTGGCCAACGTGGCAGCCCAGAAAGAAGGAAAAAACATCAATGATCTCAAGATCATCACGATCCATCTGGGAAACGGCGCCAGCATCACAGCTGTGGATCACGGAAAGTCAGTGGACACCAGTATGGGATTGACTCCACTGGAAGGACTGGTAATGGGTACCCGTTGCGGTGATATTGATCCGGCCATCCCATTTTACCTGGGACGCAAACTGAAGCTGGGGCTTTCCGAACTTGACGATCTGCTGAACAAGAAAAGCGGGATGCTGGGTATTTCCATGCTTTCCAACGACATGCGTGAAATCGAATCCAGGATGACTGATGAGAAAGATCCTCACTGCACACTGGCGATGAAAATATACTGCTACAGGATCAGAAAATACCTCGGTGCCTATGCCGCAGCCATGGGGGGACTGGATGTGGTGGTCTTCACGGCTGGAGTTGGAGAAAACAGTCCTGTGACCCGCGCGATGGTCTGTGAAAACCTTGAGTTCTTGGGGCTCAAAATTGATAAAACAGTAAACAATGCCCGCGGATTCGTAAAATTCTCAACCCCGGATTCCAGGGTCAGTGTTTATGCGATTCCCACCAACGAGGAACTGGTAATTGGAAGGGACACGAAGAGAATCGTCGAAAATAAAATGTAGGGGTGAACGGCCGTTCGCCCTTACGAAGAGGCACCGCAAGGATCTGATGGATACCAGCCAGTTGAAAAATATTTATCTTGGATGCACCTACAGCGACGAAGAAATCCTGGAAACCTTACAATCCTATCTGGATCGAAGGCTGGCAGTCAGGTTTCTGCGTGACCGGGCTGAATTGAATAAGGTGGTTCTCGTTTACAGTCTTCTGGAATGGAAGGAAACACAATTTTCCGAACAGGAGATGACCTACGATGATGCGAACGGAGAATATAAGGCCTTCATCGACCTGGGACAGCACCGTTCAGCCTGCTGGAGATTCAGAGTGCATGAAGGGGAAACGATCCGCTGGGAAGACAGAAACC containing:
- the pyrR gene encoding bifunctional pyr operon transcriptional regulator/uracil phosphoribosyltransferase PyrR — its product is MLYKNQEQIEYCLQRMGYQILEETLPDKLALIGIKERGLPLAKRLKRNLEKIVGCEILLGELNISLYQNDLSLLSTGPIIHDVEIPFGIGGRELVLVDDVLITGQTAHAAIDAIQDLGHPARIRFACLVDVKRRELPIYADYVGWKLRLTRDEQLIFKISEIDKEEGIWVEPIKR
- a CDS encoding HEAT repeat domain-containing protein, translated to MENNLNENGIIDGTGTNPQQELIERLAAVSWQIRKDAADRLSKYGDKVIPDLIKSLNSQNDDQRFWALVALSKISTDNAMKPLYKLCKVRDETLKSYATVALGHSSHRDAVPTLILLLNDPDWRVCNGAVNSLVMQGNKVIEPLIQALKSASYNAAFWITKVLSRLGDEGIEVLVTFSRFKSKNIRMLVAEALGESENPRAIKALLNLLKDEHWMVRQSTVDSLIKLGDKVIEYLIFFLKSEKENMLPFVEKVFSGMGEYRIGPLVNLLKHEDREVRILAADALGKTNNSKAVKPLIGALSDKVWLVRKAAAMGLSQIKDLPLEDLVKSLSSGEDNVRFWVAAILGEVGERAIEPLLKMLTAPEKELRFYSAQALGKIRDDRVVINLVNALQDESWTVRNKVSESLIDLGDVSLIPVMKSLMSQNEDRRFWAKKVIEVIGPQELDQILEIISNSRDSELRYFAAYTLSLIGNERCLPYLINASLNDPNEWVRKYSITALSKIKDNRALDVMAKLLFDLDEDVAYWTAKSFTNMGEMAIEKIRTILEAGDPKAKNLAILALGGIGDKQAVTMLIDRLAEKGPEADRCAGILAACGEKAVPYLIDCLGSTRAEMRENASRVLIKIGEPAEDALAEALQSNNQDMKYWSAKVLREIKKLKDRGKTREKNINLKE
- a CDS encoding HEAT repeat domain-containing protein is translated as MEREKFDKNLSKGTQQEKYQLLYEATNNPRQEYFATLIKMLSETDEWLRLNAVLAITALENSQAVIPLLETLKNEKNEYVIAAMLKALGKLGNKKLLPFIIPFFHDNDNRVVANAIEAVELIGDKSVSEKLKPFLHHDEVRVRVNAAKALWKFGHTEAMDELITMLASKETWIRDSVVYALGQINTPQTRKVLCEQLPGEVEALKLKIIEVLGRIGDEQAVPCLRECLKDKSLRVAESAQWALAGINLRRGESHNCPRCSAINRNNNHFCGNCGATLPLGK
- a CDS encoding acetate kinase yields the protein MKVLVLNCGSSSVKYQLLEMDTEDVIAKGLIERVGKNDAIINHSPKGHPKVNYVAPVLSHKVAVEQMIKELTHKDYGVIKDKDEIVAVGHRLVHGAEKFAHSVLINQEVISKMEECIELAPLHNPPNIMGVKIMQELLPGKPQVGVFDTAFHQTMPDYAYLYGLPYEFYKKYGVRRYGFHGTSHFYVANVAAQKEGKNINDLKIITIHLGNGASITAVDHGKSVDTSMGLTPLEGLVMGTRCGDIDPAIPFYLGRKLKLGLSELDDLLNKKSGMLGISMLSNDMREIESRMTDEKDPHCTLAMKIYCYRIRKYLGAYAAAMGGLDVVVFTAGVGENSPVTRAMVCENLEFLGLKIDKTVNNARGFVKFSTPDSRVSVYAIPTNEELVIGRDTKRIVENKM